The Microbacterium natoriense genomic interval GCAGCCGGAGCGTTCGCCGGCTGGACCGTCCGTTCGCGGCTGGTCTGGGAAGGCACACCGCTCGGCGTCGCCGCCCGTGCCGTGATCGCACTCGGCATCGGCGTGCTCACAGCGGCGGTGGCCGCGATCGCCGCCGTCCTCGTGAGCGGATCGATCGGCCCGGGCCGGTTGGCGGATGCCGGACCCTCCGTCCTGCCGTTCGCTCTCGCTCTCGGCGGGGAGGTCCTGCTCGGGGCCGCGATCCTGCTGCTGTCTCCTCGGCATCGCGACGAACTGGCGGAGGAGCGCACCGACCGCTGGATCGCCGAGATGGCGGCATCCGATCTCCCGCTGATCGATGCACCTGCGGCCTTCCCCACAGGTGGGGACACGAATGACACGGCACCGCTCGAGGACCTTCCGCCGCGGGGCCGTGGCGCCTGACATGCGGCTCAGGTCGGCCTTTCCTCCCCGGTAGACTGGGCGCGTGCTCACGGTCGCCGTTCTCATCTCGGGCACCGGCTCGAATCTTCGTGCCCTCCTCGAGGCAGCTCGCCATCCCGATTTCCCCGCGCGGGTCGTCGTGGTCGGCGCCGACCGCGACGCGGACGGCCTCGCGCATGCCGAGGAGTTCGGAATCCCGAGCTTCACAGTGCCGTGGCATCTGCACGAGAGCCGCGAGACGTGGGGCGAAGAGGTGAGCGCGCAGCTCGCCGTCTGGAAGCCCGACCTCGTCGTGCTCAGCGGTCTCATGCGGCTGCTGCCGCCGGCGCTCGTCGCGGAGTACTCGCCGCGGCTCATCAACACCCACCCCGCGTACCTTCCCGAGTTCCCCGGCGCACACGGCGTTCGCGATGCGCTCGCCGCGGGCGCGTCGCAGACCGGCGCCAGCGTGATCGTGGTCGACGACGGCGTCGACACCGGGCCGGTTCTCGCGCAGGAGCGGGTGCCGATCGTCGAGGGCGACACCGAGCACAGCCTGCACGACCGCATCAAGCCCGTCGAACGCCGTCTGCTCATCGACGTGGTGCGCCGCATCGCGACCGGCGAGCTCGAGCTGTCCGCCGCATCCTGAACCAAACCCCGCCACGAAGGAGCCCACCATGGCCGGCCCCCGCCACGACCCCTCCCTGTACCGCGATCGCGACTCGGTCCCCGTCCGTCGCGCGCTCGTCTCGGTGAGCGACAAGACCGGCCTGCTCGAACTCGCCGCAGCCCTCGCCGACGCCGGGGCGGAGATCGTCTCGACGGGGTCGACGGCGGCCACCATCCGCGACGCGGGCTTCGCCGTGACCGACGTCGCGACCGTGACGGGCGTCGCCGAGATGCTCGACGGTCGTGTGAAGACCCTGCACCCGAAGATCCACGGCGGTCTGCTGGCCGACCTGCGGCTCGAGGACCACGAGGGCCAGCTCGAGCACCTCGGCATCGAGCCGTTCGAGCTCGTCGTCGTGAACCTGTACCCCTTCGTCGAGACCGTCGCCTCGGGCGCCCTCGGCGACGATGTCGTCGAGCAGATCGACATCGGTGGCCCCGCCATGGTGCGCGCCGCTGCGAAGAACCACGCGAACGTGGCGATCGTCGTCTCTCCCGAGTCCTACCCGTCGATCATCAGCGCCGTGCGCGAGGGCGGGACCACGCTGTCGCAGCGCCGTGAACTGGCAGCCCGCGCATTCGCGCACACCGCAGCCTACGATGCGGCCGTCGCGTCGTGGTTCGCCGAGGGCACCCTGATCGACGAGGGCGATCTGCCCGCGCATCTCACCATCCAGGCCGAGCGTCTTGCCACGCTGCGCTACGGCGAGAACTCCCACCAGCGCGGCGCGATCTACACGCGCGCCGGCGGGCACGGCATCGCTCAGGCCACGCAGCTGCAGGGCAAGGAGATGTCGTACAACAACTACGTCGACGCCGACGCCGCCCTGCGTGCCGCCTACGACATGGTGCTGCCGGCCGTCGCGATCATCAAGCACGCGAACCCGTGCGGCATCGCGACGACGGCGCCGAACGCACTCGACCCGATCGCCAGCGCTCACCTGCGCGCGCACGAGTGCGACCCGGTGTCGGCCTACGGTGGCGTGATCGCCGCGAACGGCACGGTCACGCTCAAGATGGCTGAGAACCTCAAGGACATCTTCACCGAGGTCATCGTCGCCCCCGCCTTCGAGCCGGCGGCGCTCGAGGTCTTCAAAGCCAAGAAGAACCTGCGTCTGCTGCAGCTGCCCGAGGACTGGCAGCAGGAGCGGATGGACGTGCGCCTGGTCTCGGGCGGACTGCTGCTGCAGGATGCCGACCGCTTCCCCGACGACATCGAATCCGTCGCGAAGAACTGGGAGCTCGTCTCGGGCGACCGCCCCAGCGAGGAGGAGATGACGAACCTCATCTTCGCCTGGAAGGCCTGCCGCGCCGTGAAGTCGAACGCCATCGTGCTCGCGAAGGACAACGCGACGGTCGGCGTCGGCATGGGCCAGGTCAATCGTGTCGACTCGTGCCGCCTCGCCGTGGAGCGCGCCGGAGAGCGGGCGGCCGGGTCGGTCGCGGCATCCGACGCCTTCTTCCCGTTCGCGGACGGCGCCCAGGTTCTCATCGACGCCGGCGTCAAGGCGATCGTGCAGCCCGGCGGGTCGGTGCGGGACGAGGAAGTGGTGGATGCTGCGCGTAAGGCGGGCGTCACCATGTTCTTCACCGGAGAGCGCCACTTCTTCCACTGAGTTCGCCGCGCCTCGGCCATTCGCATCATGCCTCGCCACGGATACCTATACTTGACGGAATCTGGGGCGATGGAGCGAAGGCATGACGCGGACGAGTGTGGGGCCGGGCGATGACACGCCTGTGGCCTCGTGGTTGAGCCCTACGGCGTACTGGCTGCCGACGCATCTCGTTGACTCGGCCTGGCTGACCCACGGATCATTCGCAGCGTGGATCATCGACGTGCTTCGTCCGCGTGATGTCGTGGAGCTCGGCACGCACAACGGATTCTCGTGCTTCGCCTTCGCCGAGGCGGCCCAGCGCCTCGGGCACTCGCTCACGATCAACGCCCTCGACAGCTGGGAGGGCGACGATCAGGCGGGGTTCTACGGGGATGCCGTGTACGAGTCCGTCCGCGACATCGCGGCTCGAGACTACAGCTCGTCGGTCGTCCTGCATCGTGGATACTTCACGAACACGCGTGCTGATTTCTCACCGGCATCCGTCGATCTCCTTCACATCGACGGACGTCATGGCTACGACGATGCTCGCGAGGACTACGAGCAGTGGCGTGACACGGTGCGCGACGGGGGAGTGATCCTCTTTCACGACATCGCGGAGCGCAGCGAGGGCTTCGGCGTCTGGCGTCTCTGGAACGAAGTCGCTGAACCGGGGCGCTCCTTCGCCTTCGAGCACGGCCACGGGCTGGGGGTGCTCGCGGTCGGTGATGTCGCGCGAGAGCCGCTTCGCGTGCTGTTCGAGGCGGATGAAGCGGTCGCGAACCGTATCCGTGCCGATTTCGAGCGGTTGGGCGGGGTCATCGCGGACTTGGCGCGTATCCCGCATTTCGAAGCCGAGGTCCGTTCGCTGCACGAGGTCGTGGACATGCTGCAAGCGGAGAGGGCGCGTTTGACGCAAGAGATCGTCGCCCGCGACGCGCTCGTCGAGTCCGTGCGCAACAGCTCGAGCTGGACGCTCACGGCCCCGCTGCGCGCCATGGGCCGCCTGCTCCGGCGCCGCCGCTGAGTCCGGCGACAACGAACGGATTCGCGGTCACAGCCGTGTCCGATTTCCGCCAGCCGGTGTCGGCGCCTGGTGGCAGAGTGGAGTCATGAGCTTCCCCGTGATCGACTTCGACGAGCGCTATCGCGCGATCAGCGCACGCGACACCCGCTTCGACGGGCAGTTCGTCACCGCCGTCCGCTCGACCAGGATCTATTGCCGGCCGAGCTGCCCCGCTCGCACGCCCAAGCCAGAGAACGTCACGTTCTTCCCGACCAGCGCGGCCGCGCACGAGGCCGGGTACCGCGCGTGCAAGCGGTGTCTTCCGGAAGCGGCGCCCGGCTCGCCTGCGTGGGATCTGCGCAGTGACACCGCGGCGCGAGCGATGCGATTGATCGCGAACGGCGTCGTCGAGCGCGAAGGCGTACCGGGCCTGGCCGCGCGGCTCGGTTACTCGAGCAGGCACCTGACCCGGCTTCTCACCGCTGAGTTGGGCGCGGGTCCGCTCGCCCTCGCCAGAGCGCACCGCGCGCACACGGCCCGGATGCTCCTGGTCGGCACCGACCTGGCCGTCTCCGATGTCGCGTTCTCGGCAGGATTCTCCAGCATCCGCCAGTGCAACGACACGGTCCGTGAGGTCTTCGGCATGGCCCCCGGCGAGCTGAGGCTGCGTCGTTCCTCGACCGGCGCGGGGGCCAGGGGCCCCGCGCCGACCGTCCCGGGGACGATCGATCTGGTGCTGCCGTACCGGGGCCCGCTCGACGCCGACGGGATCTTCGCGTGGATGGCGGGGCGCGCCGTGCCCGGGGTGGAGCATGCCACGACGACGTCGTTCTCGCGTCATCTGCGGATGCCCGGGGGGCCTGTCTGGTTCGAGGTGAGCCAGGACGCCGCGTCGCGCCTGCACCTGCGCGCCACCGTCACCGCCCTCGGCGACCTCGCCCCGCTCGTGGCGATCGTTCGTCGCATCTTCGATCTCGACGCCGATCCTCTCGCGATCGACGCCGCGCTGAGCATGCACCCGGAACTCGTCCCTCTCGTGGCCAAGACTCCCGGCATCCGCGTACCCGGCTCCGCCGACCCGCATGAGATGCTCATCCGCGCGATGGTCGGACAGCAGATCACCGTGGTGGCCGCGCGCACGGCGTTGACCTCGCTCACCGAGGCGCTGGGGGAGCGCCTCGCCATGCCCCCGCACCTCGGAGAGGGCCTCTCCGAGGGTGGCCTGCTGTTCCCGACGATGTCGGCCATCGCCGAGCGCGGGGCCGAGGTGCTCCGGGGGCCGGCGGCGCGCATCCGGGCC includes:
- the purN gene encoding phosphoribosylglycinamide formyltransferase, which gives rise to MLTVAVLISGTGSNLRALLEAARHPDFPARVVVVGADRDADGLAHAEEFGIPSFTVPWHLHESRETWGEEVSAQLAVWKPDLVVLSGLMRLLPPALVAEYSPRLINTHPAYLPEFPGAHGVRDALAAGASQTGASVIVVDDGVDTGPVLAQERVPIVEGDTEHSLHDRIKPVERRLLIDVVRRIATGELELSAAS
- the purH gene encoding bifunctional phosphoribosylaminoimidazolecarboxamide formyltransferase/IMP cyclohydrolase, translating into MAGPRHDPSLYRDRDSVPVRRALVSVSDKTGLLELAAALADAGAEIVSTGSTAATIRDAGFAVTDVATVTGVAEMLDGRVKTLHPKIHGGLLADLRLEDHEGQLEHLGIEPFELVVVNLYPFVETVASGALGDDVVEQIDIGGPAMVRAAAKNHANVAIVVSPESYPSIISAVREGGTTLSQRRELAARAFAHTAAYDAAVASWFAEGTLIDEGDLPAHLTIQAERLATLRYGENSHQRGAIYTRAGGHGIAQATQLQGKEMSYNNYVDADAALRAAYDMVLPAVAIIKHANPCGIATTAPNALDPIASAHLRAHECDPVSAYGGVIAANGTVTLKMAENLKDIFTEVIVAPAFEPAALEVFKAKKNLRLLQLPEDWQQERMDVRLVSGGLLLQDADRFPDDIESVAKNWELVSGDRPSEEEMTNLIFAWKACRAVKSNAIVLAKDNATVGVGMGQVNRVDSCRLAVERAGERAAGSVAASDAFFPFADGAQVLIDAGVKAIVQPGGSVRDEEVVDAARKAGVTMFFTGERHFFH
- a CDS encoding class I SAM-dependent methyltransferase, whose translation is MTRTSVGPGDDTPVASWLSPTAYWLPTHLVDSAWLTHGSFAAWIIDVLRPRDVVELGTHNGFSCFAFAEAAQRLGHSLTINALDSWEGDDQAGFYGDAVYESVRDIAARDYSSSVVLHRGYFTNTRADFSPASVDLLHIDGRHGYDDAREDYEQWRDTVRDGGVILFHDIAERSEGFGVWRLWNEVAEPGRSFAFEHGHGLGVLAVGDVAREPLRVLFEADEAVANRIRADFERLGGVIADLARIPHFEAEVRSLHEVVDMLQAERARLTQEIVARDALVESVRNSSSWTLTAPLRAMGRLLRRRR
- a CDS encoding DNA-3-methyladenine glycosylase 2 family protein, with the translated sequence MSFPVIDFDERYRAISARDTRFDGQFVTAVRSTRIYCRPSCPARTPKPENVTFFPTSAAAHEAGYRACKRCLPEAAPGSPAWDLRSDTAARAMRLIANGVVEREGVPGLAARLGYSSRHLTRLLTAELGAGPLALARAHRAHTARMLLVGTDLAVSDVAFSAGFSSIRQCNDTVREVFGMAPGELRLRRSSTGAGARGPAPTVPGTIDLVLPYRGPLDADGIFAWMAGRAVPGVEHATTTSFSRHLRMPGGPVWFEVSQDAASRLHLRATVTALGDLAPLVAIVRRIFDLDADPLAIDAALSMHPELVPLVAKTPGIRVPGSADPHEMLIRAMVGQQITVVAARTALTSLTEALGERLAMPPHLGEGLSEGGLLFPTMSAIAERGAEVLRGPAARIRAITGAAAALADGSLTLTVGDDGMAQREALLAMPGIGPWTADYVRMRVLGDPDILLPGDVALRAGAAASGLPGDARPLTEWAARTAPWRSYLSAHLWRAAPLRPSRITKEKS